A window from Candidatus Polarisedimenticolaceae bacterium encodes these proteins:
- the tuf gene encoding elongation factor Tu (EF-Tu; promotes GTP-dependent binding of aminoacyl-tRNA to the A-site of ribosomes during protein biosynthesis; when the tRNA anticodon matches the mRNA codon, GTP hydrolysis results; the inactive EF-Tu-GDP leaves the ribosome and release of GDP is promoted by elongation factor Ts; many prokaryotes have two copies of the gene encoding EF-Tu): MVMPGDNVTLEVILHTPIAMTQGLRFAIREGGRTVGAGTVTDIVE, encoded by the coding sequence GATGGTGATGCCGGGTGACAACGTGACGCTCGAGGTGATCCTGCACACGCCGATCGCGATGACGCAGGGGCTGCGCTTCGCGATCCGCGAGGGCGGCCGCACCGTCGGAGCGGGCACCGTCACGGACATCGTGGAGTAA
- the rpmG gene encoding 50S ribosomal protein L33 produces MRENVTLQCADCKRRNYVTTKNKKTTTGKLEFNKFCRFCRKHTAHKETR; encoded by the coding sequence ATGCGCGAGAACGTCACGCTCCAGTGCGCCGATTGCAAGCGGCGCAACTACGTCACGACGAAGAACAAGAAGACGACGACCGGCAAGCTCGAGTTCAACAAGTTTTGCCGGTTCTGCCGGAAGCACACGGCTCACAAGGAAACGCGGTAA
- the secE gene encoding preprotein translocase subunit SecE, with amino-acid sequence MDGLKGQWTRLTTFLSDVRGELQKTSWPTRKEVRNTTIVVVVFVMICAVYLYAVDFVLQKSMERLIGTFSR; translated from the coding sequence GTGGACGGACTCAAGGGACAGTGGACGCGCTTGACCACATTCCTCTCGGACGTCCGGGGGGAGCTGCAGAAGACCTCCTGGCCCACCCGCAAGGAGGTCCGGAACACGACGATCGTCGTCGTCGTGTTCGTCATGATCTGCGCGGTGTACCTCTACGCGGTGGACTTCGTCCTGCAGAAGAGCATGGAACGGCTCATCGGGACGTTCTCGCGATGA